The genomic segment CAGTGAACCCCTAACGTTTAAAACCACACAGTGAACCCCTAACGTTTAAAACCACACGGTGAACCCCTAACGTTTAAAACCACACGGTGAACGACAGCTCATAACAGTCTGTCTCTCCAGCTTTACTGCACATCTATTGGTTGGCCCTGACATGATGCGCCAGGTCAAAGTGTGACACGCGTGACTCTACCAAATCACTCTGGTCCATTTGGACCAGCCTCTACAGCGCTGCATGCAGGTGCACTGCCTTTCATCAGATCAAGCATACTTCAATCACAGGATATTGGGTGTCCACACACTCACGGATTAGCAATGATTGCTTCATCTGGTTGCCATGGTAGGGACAAACAAGCTATCCTTCAGCAAACAACGCGGCCAACCACTCACATGATTCAACTTAAAATCGCTGTTCATTTCTCAAAGATTTTTGTATCATGTAGTACTGACAACAAACTAGACACAAGGTAAACGTTATTAATGACGTGGTATCTGAGGTGACAAACCTAGAGCGTAGTGTTACAACCTAGCTCAAGTGGCCAGAACCAAAGGTAGACACCACATAATGAAGGTTTAAACTAATATGTTTATGGCACAAAGAAGCTAAAGGTTATTTATTAACCCAACCTGAGCCCAATCAATCCAGGATGAACTGCCAATTGAACTGCTGTGAAAGACGTATTGCATTATGAAGGTATGAAATGTGCACGTCAGTGAATCAGTGGTGCGTGTGAGGGTTTGGTGACGTGGTTAAAGTCTATAAAGGCAGAGAAGAGAtaattaggcaaggcaaggcaaggcaactttatttatatagcacttttcatacacaaggcagactcaaagtgcttcacatataaacagtgtcatacaataaaataaaataataggtaagtaaaagaaaaacatatgcaaaaaatagaaagttaaaaaggcattttagtattaaaatagaaaataaaggcaaagttatttagcagaaagctatagcaaacataaaagtcttcagtcttgttttaaaggtgctcagagttggggcaagtcttaaatcctctgggagtttattccagctatttcttgcgtagtaactaaatcctgctttcccatgttttgtgtttactctggggataattaacagattggtctcggagcttcttagtggtctagaaggcttatgtagtggaagcatatcagttaaatattttgggcctaaaccatgtagggatttataggtaagcaacatgattttaaaatcaattctctgacttacaggaagccaatgtaacgatttcagaattggtgtaatatgatcaaatcttttggtctttgttagaactctagcagcagcattctgaacaagctgaagcttcctcagagtttgttttgggagacctgtaaggagaccattgcagtaatcaagcttactagtgataaaggcatgtacaagtttttgtaagtcttcgatggacatgagccctctaagtcttgctacatttttaaggtgataatatgccgattttgtaactgatttgatgtgactgtcaatatgtaaatctgaatccatgataacccctagatttctggctttgattgaggttttcagggacagagagtgaaggtgttgggttactttaagcctttccgttttagaaccaaatacaattaccTCTGTTTTGttctcatttagttgaaggaaatttcggcacatccattccttcacttgctcaattaCTGAATGTTTGTACTTTAAATAGTACACTAAATCAAAAAAATGATaaattatatgtgtgtgtgtgtgtgtgtgtgtgtatgtatatgtgtgtgtatgtatatatatagtatataatataaaaccTGATAATATACCTGAATTGAATGGTCTCTGATCTGGTTGTTTTAGGTTATGTTTTTCTAAATGAGTCCTTATTTAGTAAATTAGTTGGTTTGGTTGAATGCTTATTTACTTGTCTAAATAGTCTTTAATACAAAAGGAAAAAGAATGGTGAAACCTCAGTGGATGGTGATCATGGCTGAAACATGGTGAGGGTCTCTGTCATCCCCCTAGCATAAGTCAGGCACACATCACTTCAGTGGAACCAAGGTAGATCGattcttaaatacattttataacaTTATTAGTTCTCTGGAAAGCGAATAGGGAAATAACAGCATTATTTGACATGCTGAACCGTGTTGCCTGGATAGATGTGTCTGTACCTTGtagacacattttttaaacagtACAGATGAACCATACATCCTAATGAAACCACCGATAGTGCACGTGTTCCTTGGAAGATCCTGACCAAGTTCACTTCAGTGATTGAGTTATGCACAAATACGATTAATACAAATAAGCGGGCATTATTAAATCTATCACTGGTCCGCTACAGAGGAGCCCAGGGGCTTAAAAACGTGTTCACTTTAAGGACTTCCCTCTTAAGGGATCTGGATCTTTTGGTGGCCACAGCTCAAAAAATGACATCAGTGTCATTTTAAACCAAGCACTGTCCCAGGCGCTTCCTTTGACCTTCCTTTTACTGCTGTACTGCTAACGGTACACACTTCTAAGCTGTTGTTTTAAAGTTGTACCTATCAGGAACCTTTTCAAACATGAGCCATACCCGGTTTAATTACGTTTCAGTTAAGCCTCTGTGGGGCGCAGAATACTTTGTGATTCGCCTATCGTGTAGAAATATGGACCGATGGGGAGTGTCCAACGGCCTAGCCATCAGACATTGGGAGGAGATACTAACAATGCAAGCACATGCTCATCATAAATTAAAATGCAGCGAGCCGACCAACACAGACTGCAGTCTGCTGAGAGCCCCTACTAATAGGCAAATATGAGGTGTCAGCACAACTTTAGTCTGACGGCTAAACTGCGAACCTTGATGTTTTTGGGAGGTTTTgacggtaaaaaaaaagaaaaccttcACCCAACCGCAGAATGCATTCAAACATAACgtcagagcatttcactcactagtAGCTGACTGTTGGCTGTGGCCTTTCCAACAAATTACCCTCTGATGGAAGCTGTTGTAGACGGTACCTCCAGCCCCTACGTGTTTGAGAAACGGCCTGTATCCCTCAGAACACCCTGAacatcaccaacaacaactactaCTCCGTGGAGGTGGCCAACATCACGGCCCAGGTGCAGTTTGCCAAGACGGTGATCGGAAAGTCTCGCATCAACAACATCACGGCCATCAGCCCGCTGGACATGAAGCAGGTGACTGGCTCCACTCCTAGCCTAGCTGCAGCCTTTGGTTTGTACTGTTCTAGAACATTGgatctcaaagtgcggcccgcgggccaatggcggcccgcagaaacattctaATTCTGGGTTCCTATATTGGCCTCTCAAAGCTTTGAGAACCCCCTGTTCTAGAAGGTTTGAGGCTGGCTTCAAACGTCTTCTGAGTGTCTTTGCTTTCCCCCTCAGATCGATTACATGGTGTCGACGGTTCTGGCGGATGAGATGAGCTACATGTAGTGAGTACAGTCCTGCCGACAGGGGGAACAAAGGCACCATTAGGGGGTCACCTGGTGGGATAATAATTTCTGAGCTTGGGTTTCAGGCCGAACAAAGGCTGGGATCTACTGCCCTGATACATATTTGGGATTGGCCGATTGTGTCTCATTGTGTTGCTAAGCAGAATTAGCCATTGAGGTCACTGCTCAGACCCCATCCAGCGTCCTCCCAAATTGGTTTAATGTCTTTATCAACATGTTGGATCTCTGAATCACcagcatcacatgaccccaATCAAAACCCGCGATGTTGGGTGAAGGACGGTGAAGAGCAGACCTTGAGGAGTTGCTTATCATAATGCATTTCTCCCCCCAGTGACTACTGCACTCTGCAGTCCATCAGGGTGCACAACATCGTGGTCATGATGCAGTAAGTATCCGTTGAGCTTGGTGGCTTTTAGTCCACTTACTTTTCATTGTTTTCGTTGTTTAAAGCTCCCCTTTAAAGCTGCAGTAGGGAAGAAGTTTCTATTTAGCTTTTTCCCCAAAAAACTAGCAAGAAATGGACCCACTGAGACACTGTCTGCTGTGAGTGTCTTTGATTGACCAGTGTAGCAGCAGTGCAGAGATATTCCCCTTTAAAGCTCAAAGAGAATGAGTGTAACCCCTGGCTGTCGATCAACCTGGTTCACACGATTCAAGGCTAGCATAGCTTTTTGAGCATATGCTACTAGCTAGCATATGCTTTTTGAGCATATGCTAGCTAGTAGGGCTAGCTGGTTGTAAAGTTATAAGATAACTGATGAGGGTCGGCTTGGCTCAGGAGTTAGAGCGAGTTGACTAGTAAacgggaggttgctagttcggtcGCAGCTCcacctagctgagtgtcgaggtgtcactgagctagacacctaaccctaaccggtcCCGACGAGAATTGTTGACTCTATCGTCGTTGTATGTAGCTTTGGatgaagcgtctgctaaaggtTCTAAATGTAATTGTGAGGGGGGAAAGAAGGTGGAGTCCCACTGTGAAATGTGGGAACAAATATCAGCATATAACTAGTCATTAAAACTCACTCTCAGTAGACAGGGGTCAGTGTCTACATTTCATATGTTATAGCAGAATACCGACAAAGTAATGGTAGCGATACAAAGCATGTGCTTGTGTACCTCGTTACCCTGTGGAGCGGTTTGTGCGTCGTTGTCCCCCGTCCTGACCTTGCTGTCCCCCCAGGGTGATGGTCACCACCACGTACTTCGGCCACGCCGAGCAGGTGTCCATGGAGATGTACCAGTACGTGGACTGCGGTGGAAACACCACATCTAACCACGGGATGAGCATACCGGCCAGCTTGTTCCAGCCTTCccagtgaaccccccccccccccgtcaccggCTGCAGCACTCCCTGGCCCCCCGGTGTCATCatcctccctcatcctctcgttcatttattcattcgATCCTCAACCCTGACTTAATGTTTGTGTTGGTCATACAGGCCCGTTGTGAAGGTACCTGGCAACAGGAACCAATAGAAAAGCAGGATGGTTCTAAACTTGAACGCACATAGTATTTTACAAGCAAGAGAGAATGCACCTGAGGCTGCAAATAAATCCACGTGGCGTCCCTCCGACGACGTGCTTTGGGTATAAACTACTGATTAGTGCATTCAAGCACAAATTGATAAGATTGTTGAAAGGTCCCTTATTCCATTTTTGAGCCTAAATAGAATTGCACACTGGGCTGTTCAAGCACAAagcttttgtttgttgttaacCTTGTATAAGCTTTTCCCCTTTCTAGGGAGCACCTTGTTAACACACTTTCTATGTTGAAGCTGCTTCAGCCTTGGGCTATAGCTTTCGTTCAGCAGCTTGGTGGTTATGTTTAAGTATTGACGCCAGGGCCATTACGGGCTGATGAAAGATTTAACTCAAGCCTGTAtactaatattattattattattattattattattgatacgAGTGACTTAACCCATTGGAAAGGATGATAATCAGTTTAATTTATGACTACTACTAAAACTACTTCATTCACGTAAACGCGCGCATGTCAACATgcattgttttaacatttatatttgaaaaaggaaagtattatttttttgtgtagGAGTCTTAACCAATTTGCTTCGGACTGGAAAACACATTTGTATATCACCTTTACAAGATTGTACTAAGTTaacaatatattaaatgcaCATGGATAAATACCTTATTTTCATCTCAACAAGTGAATTCCCATGAAGCATGTCATTcagtttaatttatttatttttcttatgaaaTGTACTTCTTTCCAATCACTCAGTTGAGTAGGGTAGCGGAGTGTCATACAACATCAAATACTTACATATTACATATTTTTGACAAGACTTCCACAGGCGTGCTGTGTGTTTCCTTAGCTGAATTAGTTCATCTCGGTATAAAAACACATGGTATTACCTAAGGTATTAGCACCATTTGATCAAGGAAGCAAATAAGGAAAATCTAGGAAATGAAATAACAGATGTGGATGCCTTCTTCCACCTTATATTAAGAACTCAAGATAATATTCTGTGACAGTTCAACGCTTTCCGTTCATGGTCATTTGGATTTCCACATTTCTCATTATTTATAGAAATAAATGTAGAAGGCATACCTTTTACACATTGCTTTGGCTCCTGTGTTTTCTTGCTGTGTTTTAGCTAGGCCGCTCAGGAAGACATCCAGCTACCTGGAGGCCCATCCTCCACACTTGAGCGCTGCTCTGGTACCGACCGTATCTGCATTATTCAGACAACGCCCGCTGGGGTCGAGCCCCCAACCACAGGAGCAGCCTGATGGAGATCTGATCAATAATATACTTCATTAATAAAACTCCTTCTGCAGAAACACATTGAGTAGTGTCCTGAACAAAACCTGATCACAAGAACTGAGGTCAATGAGCAGCTTCACGCCCCCTGAGAGATTTGGTTCTTGTACAATCGTCAATATGAATATTGAGCTGGTCTgaatttgacctttgaccctcctGGAACATGAAGCTTTGAGCTTAGCCAAATATTTGATGAAGTACGTTTGAGTCACTTTCTGTATGTTTCTCagcaatttttttttcccccaaacAATCAAGGGAGGTAGCCCTGATTGGCCAGGAATGATTCAGGACCCATGCCAAATCTAAACAGGCTCATAGAGAGACGGCGCCGTCACCTGGCCCAGACGTTGTTGTGGTGCTGTCCTCTTACTGGCTCTCAGATCAACACTCAGTTTGAGCGTTGATCTGTTTGTCTCAGCGCTGCATCGTCCCCACTCCATTTACCTCTCTGTGTATTTGGTAGGATACTATTAAAGTAAGACGTGGGCCATGCTGCAGTTCATGTCCTCCTTGTCACCGTTCTctgggacagaggagaggaggtccaAAGGCTAGTGCAGAATCATTTGAGGTCTTCTTATTCCTTCTGTTTCTAATAGAGACTTGACCAGGGAATCCGGCGTACTTGTAGACAGGGTGAAACATATGGGAGGGTTGGAGACCCCTTGATTGACCCTTGTGACCCCCTGAGAGCCTCCAGAAAGGTTTCTGGAAAAATCTCTGAATAATCCGCAGGTTTTGTCCGTATAATCAGATTCTTATTTTGCATTTGGGGTTTCTTTACAACTAATTGAAGGATTAATTCAGACAGAAgaatctcactcacacacacatttgatggTCCGATACCGGCCACTAGAGGCTGCTCACGGGACAAGTTATCATGCAGTTTAACGGGTTCTAGTTTAACTTTCCTAATTCCCCAAGAAAGCCAAAGCAACAGACGCCACACAAGAAGCAGTGGACAAAACAAACCAATGGTTTTATTGCCATTTTGTGCATGAACTTTGACAAGGCAGGTTACACGAGTATGGTTTCACATGTGGGATAAACACTGTGTTCCAGTGGTGCGCTCCAGTCACTGGCGCGTATCTGTATTGACGGCTTGATAGCCGCATTACAGAGCGCTAGTCCCGCCCACACTCGCTGCTCAAAGGAAACGGGAGACGTGATGATGTGTCAAACAGAAAGCAttcgggaggaggagaacaacaacaacaccttcTATTATTGCACACATCTAGTTTACCAGCGCCAGGGTATGGTGGACACTGCATAAGCTATATTTCTGGACAAGGTGCTGAAATGTAGTCAGAAGACCACAATGTTGCTTAATCCTGTTTTCTTAAAGCCACATATGTACCAAATAAGGATGCAGGAATTCACACATTAtatatcaaaataaatgttttttttttttttattatgtttctctTCACTTGTCTTGATAAATAATAGTGTGGATCATTTACATTTGGAAAAGTGACGTTTGTTTTAACGTGAATGCATTGTGTAACCTATAGAGGGCGCCGTCTCGCACAGGATAACTAGAATGAAAGTTGCTGAGAAGTTCTTTTCCTGTGGCGCCATTATGGTTTCTTATAAAAACACACCAATGaatgaaaagggagagagacaaggagtttttttttctgtgcatCAAAAACCCCTAGATGACCTGGTGGCGGGACAAAGCCATGACAATAGAGCCTccattttctctcctctcccgggGAATGAATTCAACAGTCTGTGAGCGCGGCTTCGAAAGCGCATGGAATGCATTCAATGGAATAGCAGAGCACTGCATTACCGCAACAGTTGGACATTGGGGGAAACTTTGGTGCATACTTTAGTCTTGACAGATAGGGGGCGTCGTCTCAAGGGGAAGGGGCTACACTCTCCGGTCCAGCCACTCACAGTACGGCCCGGTTCAGACGCTCAGAGCACGGGATGTGGCTCGGGCCCGCCGCTCGGAAGCAGGAAGCACTGAGTTCCTGTTGGTCCGCCTCTCACAGTGTACCTTGGTCAgaaccaccccaccccctcctagTGCCAGACACTCCTAGGGTCCAGAACACACAACTGGCCTTAAGCTTGGAATGTTTACCcccgggggtggggtgggggggataaggTACCTCTCTGATTGAGCTCTGATTGCTGTCCCCAGCAGACTACTGTGTGGACATATGCTCCATGTTACCTGAGTATAGACTCCGAGGGATATACCTGAAGAGATGGGCTACGTCCAGACAGGCCACGTCCGTCTTCCTGTTCCTCTCATAGTGTTTGATGGATAGGGACCCAAACTCTGGCCTTGATTGTATAAACAGAATCCTGAATAGTACGGCTGTCTTTTCCTGCTAGGTACATAACAAAGAAACAcagttttttcctcttttttttcttcttaaaacaaacttttttctttctattaTAGATATaagaaattatatatatatttatatatgcgtATGCATATGTGTAGAGAGCTTATTCATACTGTGAATGCCCCCCATACCCCAACCCcttcctctcacccccccccctccccccccccacgcagatacacactaacacacacacacacacacacaaacacactaagaTACACTCAGACTCACAAACTCACTcagacctacaaacacacacacacactccgaccGACAAACGCTAATTGAGCTTGTGTCACTGCTTCCTCAAACCTCGCTTGTCATGTGTacgctgtgccccccccccccccccccccctgccgcagGGTGCCCTTCCTCACGGGGTCGTCATGGCAACACATCATGCAGTGGGGCGGGAAGAttgatttggggggggggggggaaatcaacAGCAAATCAATAACAATAATTAAGAATTAGCAAAGATGTGAGGCGCTGCCTAGCAGAGCGAGGGGGGgtatctcttgtgtgtgtgtgtgtgtgtgtgtgtgtgtgtgtgtgtgtgtgtgtgtgtgtgtgtgtgtgtgtgtgtgtgtgtgtgtgtgtgtgtgtgtgcgtccgtgtgtgcgtccgtgtgtgcgtctgtgtgtgtgtgttgtggtcgtGGGGGGCTAGCGCATAGGTAACGGGGGGGGCAGAGGCCAGCCTCTGCTCGGACCCCTTAACTGACCgcctggggggggtctgtctgggggggcggggcctcggtGTCGGGCGGCGTCCCGGCGGGGTGCCCCGCGGCCGGCCCCTCTGGCTCCAcctggtggcggggggggtCCCCGCCCTCGGCGAGGGGCTGGAAAGCGGGCACGAGGCTCAGGGCCCCGGGGTGCAGCGGGCCCTGGAGCCGCACGGGGCAGAAGGCCGAGCCCGTGGAGATGAAGTTCACCTTGTTCTTGTCGGGGCAGGAGAAGAGCGGGGCGGACGGGGCCGGCCTGGAGCTGCTGGGaccggcagggggggggggggggggggacacggtcTCAGAGACACTCTTTACATCACACTCTGAACACAGGAACCCATGATGCTATCATGCTATCAGATATGATGCTATCATGCTATCAGATATGATGCTATCATGCTATTAGATATGATGCTATCATGCTATCAGATATGATGCGATCATGCTATTAGATATGATGCTATCATGCTATCAGATATGATGCTATCATGCTATCAGATATGATGCTATCATGCTATTAGATATGATGCTATCATGCTATCAGATATGATGCTATCATGCTATTAGATATGATGCTATCATGCTATTAGATATGATGCTATCATGCTATCAGATATGATGCTATCATGCTATCAGATATGATGCTATCATGCTATCAGATATGATGCTATCATGCTATTAGATATGATGCTATCATGCTATTAGATATGATGCTATCATGCTATTAGATATGATGCTATCATGCTACTAGATTAGCAATCTAATGCATGTTAGCAATCTTATTTCACTCATTGAGTTTAACGGCGGCGGCTAGCCAACCCCTTGGGCTTTTACACGCCTCCTCAAAGACCAAGAATGCGCTCGACCTAGAGCTACATGAGCCGACGCTATGTATTACAAACGAGGCCATAATTCACTCGGGGAGACGTCAGACCAGAGACACCGGGACGGTGGTTCAGAGACGGAGCAGGGGGGACCAGAACCCATACCTGGTCTCCTCGAAGGCTTTGATCTTCTCACAGCCCTCGGGCGGCTCCCGCTTGAACATGTAGCTGTTGTTGGGCTTGGGCGAGGAGGCGAACTTGGGCAGCGGGGAGCTGCTCCCGCTGTCGGCACCTGGAAGGAGACATGGGATCAGAGCGGCGTCACAAGGAGGCCCAGTGCAGGACCACCAGCTGGGTCATCGCCTGGCTCCTGGGGTCTCGACCAGAGGGGCACTCAATACCCCACCACTTGCTGGAGGTTCCTGGTTCAAGCCGTGCATGCACGTGTCGTAGGTTCAGGAGGCTGGACGCCCCGACCGAGCCCTGAAGTCTGCCGCTCAGCATCCGTGCTGAGCGGCAGACTTCTAATAGCATTTCTTCTAAACCCAACCCACCCAACACAAGGTTCAAACACAACGAGAAGCGTGTTCTGGTTGTCAACCTTCTGACTCAATGATTTAAATCCACCAGCAGGTTGTAATGTTTGAGGCTGATGTTAAGGAAGTGTCTTAATGAAAGTGTCCCACGCCTACCTAACGTCCTACAGGCCACACCTACCTAGTGTCCTACAGGCCACGCCTACCTACAGCCCACGCCTACCTAACGTCCTACAGGCCACACCTACCTAACGTCCTACAGGCCACACCTACCTAGCGTCCTACAGGCCACGCCTACCTACAGCCCACGCCTACCTAACGTCCTACAGGCCACACCTACCTAACGTCCTACAGGCCACACCTACCTAGCGTCCTACAGGCCACGCCTACCCAAATCCTACAGGCCCCGCCTCCCTACGGTCCGGCCCGTGGCCTACAGGCAGCAGTCTTCTATCCCACCTGCGCGGCCCGAGGGGGACTGAGGCCCCTCTCCGTCTGCCGGCAGCAGGGGGCCAGGTGCTGTAGCCCAGGTAAAGCCTGTTCCCCCTCCCATTCATCTGTGCACGCCTCGTACAATGTGATCTGGCTCCATGGGCTGCATGTATGAGCCCGCTCACATCTCGAGGTACGACTACATATGCAGACGGGATGGAACAGCGGGCGAACGAGTCTGGACTGCAGCTCAGACACCGTCCTGTGCGgacccccagacagacagacagacaccattaGAGGCATCCGCTAGCTAGCAGTGGGTACGAGGTAGGGACAGTGGCGGGGGAAGGCCCTAAGAGGAGGACGTGGAGCCAGCTCTGGGTACGACCCTGGGGCAGCGGACCCCTCGATCGTCCACCTGGAGTCCAACgatttaacctttgacctccagGTGGACGCTGACCTCTCGAAGCTCGTCCAATCAGGTGGGGTTTGACGTTCATAAACCAGCCGGGCAACCAACCGGCTCCCTTTCCTCTCTAGACTTGAACTCACGTTTCCACGGTGACGGGAGGTCACGCTGTTATggttgtacccccccccccccccccagggcgggGCCTACCTTTGTCGCGGTCGTACAGCAGCTCGTCGGTGGAGTAGGGGCTGCCGGCGTGGGACCCCGGGGGGCCGGCGGTGGCGGGCGAGGGGCAGGGCGACAGGctggagcagctgctggagCGGCCGGGCCCCGAGGAGGGGGTCTGAGTGTCCACGCTGcgggtgctgctgctgcgctgctggggggggcagggggcccgCCGGCCGTCAGGGACCTCCAGggcctgggaggggggagggggcgatgTGAGGACCACGCCATGTATGGTGCCCGGATCAATGCACACAGGGTGATGGAAGTAGATGTATATATCTAACCTCATCATCATTAGCTTCATTCAACCTGAAACATCAACGTAGCACGGTGTTTAAAATGGATAactgaaaaaataaagtttgattACAATCTAATGAGACTTTGCAAAGTctccgtccttcggaggagacgtaaaaccgaggtcctgactcactgaggtcataaaagatcccagggcaattattggctgactcattaattccctcactctccacctcaagctggtgtgtgtggagcgttctggcgcagattggctgccgtgcatcacccaagtgggtgctacacactggtggtggttagtgtggtccccccttcactgtaaagcgtctttgagtgtctagaaaagcgctagataaattcaatccattattattgtattattaatgCCCAATCAACATGGTAAACCAAACTCAAATGCTTTGCCACTCGTATCGCCTGGTGTCCCTGCAGTTAAACATCCCTACAAAACGGTCATTACAAATCCTGCTGCATGTCGGGTCCTTTgcactacacgcacacacgtctgTGTGAATAAGAAATCCTTGAGCATATCAATACATCAGAAGAGTAGCGGATCTTAATTCTCACTTAACATGAAAGTGATTTCCCAATGGTCGCAGTTTCACTACCAGGGTGCACCACAGCAAATATGAAACATTATCCGTTCTTCTTTGGTAGTGCGTTAATATTTGTATGCAGATATAAGCTAACGGTACAAAGCGTACACATTCTAAAGGTATATTGCTCAACTATTTACTGTTTCTAGTCACTGAGCAGACACTAATGACAGCCAGCCGCAGGGAGGTTCTATGCATCATTGCGGCTACGCTATCCCGCCCCCCCCTGGACGATGGGCTACGATTGGCTGAGCCTTGAGGGGCATGACTTCCTTCTTAAGGAAGGCCTCGTGAAGCCAGAGTGCGAGGGCTTTTCCCCCGGGCAGCGCTGACCTTGAGCTCGTCCTTGTCGCCGTGGTCCCTGATGAAGACCTTCTCCAGCTCGTGGTTGATGCCCTCCATGCTGCTGGGGACCCGTGAGATGGACGGCTTGGGCACCGAGATGCTGGCCAGAGGCAGGGCGGCAGGCTTCGACATGGAGCCCTGCTGCTGGGGCCGAGGGCACGGAGAGGGGAGGATCACAGCGGGGTGGGTGAGACACATCGGATTCACCATCATCATTCTTGAGCCCCTGGgagtgtcaggtgtgtgtgtgtgtgtgtgtgtgtgtgtgtgtgtgtgtgtgtgtgtgtgtgtgtgtgtgtgtgtgtgtgtgtgtgtgtgtgtgtgtgtgtgtgtgtg from the Gadus morhua chromosome 22, gadMor3.0, whole genome shotgun sequence genome contains:
- the glcci1a gene encoding glucocorticoid induced 1a isoform X1, whose translation is MSASASSSAGPPRGKAGGDAAPPTPSAGSGSAAHRPLQPLRATVPFQLLHGNQQSPTRSPSSFSSSSSSAVGNNSGSATCSSPASPTPLLLASPGGSGSEVRLVPRQRLSPPDRSSPEPVSKAERPKAQQVRSVGAIRRTSSLGTITGPYLTGQWPRDPHLHHPSCMKDKSTQTPVCWIEEVEEKRSTHQRSASWGSTDQLREQIAKLRQQLHRSKQSGRHHPLPHLPPHSGRDKDCLSPPPPCIAYGPATTLSPLTALSQLQQQGSMSKPAALPLASISVPKPSISRVPSSMEGINHELEKVFIRDHGDKDELKALEVPDGRRAPCPPQQRSSSTRSVDTQTPSSGPGRSSSCSSLSPCPSPATAGPPGSHAGSPYSTDELLYDRDKGADSGSSSPLPKFASSPKPNNSYMFKREPPEGCEKIKAFEETSSSRPAPSAPLFSCPDKNKVNFISTGSAFCPVRLQGPLHPGALSLVPAFQPLAEGGDPPRHQVEPEGPAAGHPAGTPPDTEAPPPQTDPPQAVS
- the glcci1a gene encoding glucocorticoid induced 1a isoform X5 — its product is MSASASSSAGPPRGKAGGDAAPPTPSAGSGSAAHRPLQPLRATVPFQLLHGNQQSPTRSPSSFSSSSSSAVGNNSGSATCSSPASPTPLLLASPGGSGSEVRLVPRQRLSPPDRSSPEPVSKAERPKAQQVRSVGAIRRTSSLGTITGPYLTGQWPRDPHLHHPSCMKDKSTQIAKLRQQLHRSKQSGRHHPLPHLPPHSGRDKDCLSPPPPCIAYGPATTLSPLTALSQLQQQGSMSKPAALPLASISVPKPSISRVPSSMEGINHELEKVFIRDHGDKDELKALEVPDGRRAPCPPQQRSSSTRSVDTQTPSSGPGRSSSCSSLSPCPSPATAGPPGSHAGSPYSTDELLYDRDKGADSGSSSPLPKFASSPKPNNSYMFKREPPEGCEKIKAFEETSSSRPAPSAPLFSCPDKNKVNFISTGSAFCPVRLQGPLHPGALSLVPAFQPLAEGGDPPRHQVEPEGPAAGHPAGTPPDTEAPPPQTDPPQAVS
- the glcci1a gene encoding glucocorticoid induced 1a isoform X6 — encoded protein: MKDKSTQTPVCWIEEVEEKRSTHQRSASWGSTDQLREQIAKLRQQLHRSKQSGRHHPLPHLPPHSGRDKDCLSPPPPCIAYGPATTLSPLTALSQLQQQGSMSKPAALPLASISVPKPSISRVPSSMEGINHELEKVFIRDHGDKDELKALEVPDGRRAPCPPQQRSSSTRSVDTQTPSSGPGRSSSCSSLSPCPSPATAGPPGSHAGSPYSTDELLYDRDKGADSGSSSPLPKFASSPKPNNSYMFKREPPEGCEKIKAFEETSSSRPAPSAPLFSCPDKNKVNFISTGSAFCPVRLQGPLHPGALSLVPAFQPLAEGGDPPRHQVEPEGPAAGHPAGTPPDTEAPPPQTDPPQAVS
- the glcci1a gene encoding glucocorticoid induced 1a isoform X2; the encoded protein is MSASASSSAGPPRGKAGGDAAPPTPSAGSGSAAHRPLQPLRATVPFQLLHGNQQSPTRSPSSFSSSSSSAVGNNSGSATCSSPASPTPLLLASPGGSGSEVRLVPRQRLSPPDRSSPEPVSKAERPKAQQVRSVGAIRRTSSLGTITGPYLTGQWPRDPHLHHPSCMKDKSTQTPVCWIEEVEEKRSTHQRSASWGSTDQLREIAKLRQQLHRSKQSGRHHPLPHLPPHSGRDKDCLSPPPPCIAYGPATTLSPLTALSQLQQQGSMSKPAALPLASISVPKPSISRVPSSMEGINHELEKVFIRDHGDKDELKALEVPDGRRAPCPPQQRSSSTRSVDTQTPSSGPGRSSSCSSLSPCPSPATAGPPGSHAGSPYSTDELLYDRDKGADSGSSSPLPKFASSPKPNNSYMFKREPPEGCEKIKAFEETSSSRPAPSAPLFSCPDKNKVNFISTGSAFCPVRLQGPLHPGALSLVPAFQPLAEGGDPPRHQVEPEGPAAGHPAGTPPDTEAPPPQTDPPQAVS